The following is a genomic window from Flavobacterium crassostreae.
TAAAAAAATCTCGAATTTAAAGCCAAAAAATGTTTGCGTTTTTTAGGTTTGTGAAGAAAAAACCAGCCCATAACAATCGTCTTAACTAATTTGCAGATTCTGTGGAATTACCGTTTTTAATTGTATATTCGTTATGAAGAAAAACACCCGTATCCAAAGCCTGCAAACTAGTTAAGGCGGGAACGTTGTGCGATATTTTGACCAAAAAAACCGAAAAATGAAAAACATAATAATTTTTGCATTAATTTTTAACCTTATATCTTGTAAAGCACAAGAATTTGAGAAAATATCCATTTCAAAAACTGATATTTCCGAATTGTATGTTAACGATGAAAATTCAACAGAACTATTTTATTATAAATATCTGCCGAAAAACAATATTATAGGAGTTTTAGTTGTAATTCCTTCTGGTGGAGAACTTGTTGAAAACACATTAAAACAAATAACTCTTCAAAAAATAGCAGTTGAAAAAGGAATTATGGTAATTGTTCCATCAATAAATTGGGGAACAGATAATCGAGAAGCAGAATTCAAATTACTTGATAAAATTTTCAGTGAAATTGTCGCAAAGCATCAAGTATCAAAAGATAAATTTATAATCGGTGGACTTTCGAGTGGCGCAATGATTTCTTTAACGTACGCTGAAAAGGCAACTAAAAATCCCGAAAAGTATTTTATAATTCCAAAAGGTATTTTTGCATTAGACGCACCTTTAGACCAAGCAAGATTTTATAAATATTGCGAAAGAGAAATCGAAAGAAATATTTATGAGCCAGCTGTAGATGAGGCAAAATGGATGAAGAATAATTGGGACAGTATTTATGGAGGATCGCCAGAAAAATTTCCTGAAAAATATATAGAAAACTCTATTTACTCCTATGGAGCAAAAGATGGCGGAAACGCAAAGTATTTAAAAAAAATGCCTCTTTTAATGTTTACTGATTTGGATACAGATTGGTTAATTAATGAAAGACATCGTGACTTAAATGATTGGAATGGAATTGATATAATCTCAATGATAAACCAATTAAAAATAATGGGAAATAAAAACGCTAGAGTAATCGTTAGTCAAGGAAAAGGAGTTCGATTAGACGGAACTAAAAATCCACATTCTTGGTCAATTATGGATTCCGAAATTTGTCTGAATTGGATAATAGAAACATTTGAAAAATAAAAAAACATCGCACAACCGCCATTTTGAGCTAGCTGGAATTTAGTGGAATTACCGTTTCGCATCAAGTTTTCGTTAAGCCGAAAACTGAAGAGTTACGAACTTCCAGCCATCTCAAAGTGGCATAACGTTAGCCGTTATTTTGGCGCTACAGAAAACCAAGAAAAAGAAAAAGAAAAAATAAAAATGAAATTATTCTTAAAAATTGTTACGTTCTTCATAGTTTTTAGTTTTCAAAAAACTCAATCTCAAATAATTGATACTTTGGTAGATGTTGGAAATCATAAATTACATTTCAACATTATAAAAGGAACAGGTATTCCAATTCTTTTTGAGGCTGGTGGCGGAAGTGATGGTACAGTTTGGAGTTCTATTTTAAAACCAATTGCAGAAATTACTGGAGCAACTTTAATTACTTATGACAGAGAAGGTTTTGGAAAAAGTACAATAAATACTTTAGAAACTGAAATTTCAAAACACGGAATAACAAACAGCATTTTGGATTTAGAAATAGGATTAAAAAAATTGGGTTATAACAAACAAATTATGTTAGTTTCCCATTCTTTTGGCGGTTACTTTTCAACTTTATATTCGGTAAGAAATCCAAATCTTGTAAAATCGATTGTGTTGATCGATGTGAACCATAATTTTATGGAAAAGTTTGTGGAAAGTGATTTAAAAAAACAAGAAAAACTTATTCCAGAATGGAAGAAAACCAATCTTGGTTTATTTTATATGGCTTCAAATATTCGTGAAACCACAAAAATGATGAGTGAATTATCAATTCCACAAAATATTCCCGTAGTAGATTTAATAAATGGAATTTCACCATTTAAAGAAACTGAAAAAGTAGAATATTGGAAAGAATGTCATAAAAAGTTTGTTGAAAGTCATCCAAAAAGCATTGGAATTACAGCATTTGAATGCGGTCACGGAATTTGGTTTGACAATCCAAGTTTGGTAATTACAACAATTGCTAAAAGCTATGCTGAAACATTAAATAAAAAACAAAAAATAGAAGTTTATGAACGTATTCTAAATTATGCCATTAGTTCATCAAATAATGTAAAGAAAGAAAATAAGACATATTTACATTCAGAAGATAATCTAAATAATTTAGGCTATGAATATTTAAACAAAAATGAAAATGAAAAAGCTTTAGAAACCTTCAAACTTAATGTTTTATTATATCCAAATAGCGGAAATGCTTATGATAGTTATGGAGAAATATTATTAAAACTAAATAAAAAAGAAGATGCAATTAAAATGTATAAAAGGTCGATTGAATTAAATCCCGAAAATGAAAATGGGAAAAAAGTAATAATTGAACTTTCAAAACAATGATAAATAAAAAAACAACGGCTAACACACGCTACAAGCAATTTGGGCATTAGGATTAATTTGAAATTGGTTTTCTATTTGGAAGATTTGGCAAATCCGAAAAATGGGCTTAATTTAGTCCCAAACTGCTTTTAGCGCGGGGACGTTATGTGGCATAGCTCCAAAAATTCGTTTTTAAAATAGAAAATTAACGTTTTTAAGCATATATATTTTAAAAGTAATGTAAGTCAAAACCTCCCTCCTTTTCTCTTAGAAACGGCTTTTTATCGCCGAAAAATCGGGCGAATTAGTATAATTTTTTACCAAATAATATTTAAGGAAAATAAAGTATAAAAGGAATAAATGTTGCAATTTAAAACCGAAAAAATCAATCAAAATAAGTTGCATAAAAGAGAGTGACCAGAAATTTAAGCCCAAAAACGAAAAAGGTTAAACGGAATTGAAACGGATTTTTTTTGCGACGTCAAAAGTGTGTAATGATATTTTCATAGTGTTTATTTTACAAAATAAAATCTTTAATTTTATAAGAAAAACTACTCAATAATGTATTTTTTAAATGGAAAATGTTTCTCTTTTTAAAGAGAATTCCCGCCAAAAAAAGCAAGATAGAAGTATTTTGTGGCTATTGCTACGCCACATAACACACGTCTCAAGCAATTTGCAGATTCTGTGGAATTACCGTTTTTAATTGTATATTCGTAATGAAGAAAATAATCGCATCCAAAAGCTGCAAACTGCATGAGGCGCGAGGACGTTATGTGGCATAGCTCCGAAAATTCGTTTTTAAAATAGAAAATTAACGTTTTTAAGCATCTATTTTTTAAAAGTAATGTAAGTCAAAACTCCTCTCCTATTCTCTTAGAAACGGCTTTTTATTGCCGAAAATCGGGCGAATTAGTATAATTTTTCACTAAATAATATTTAAGGAAAATAAAGTATAAAAGGAATAAATGTTGCAATTTAAAACCGAAAAAATCAATCAAAATAAGTTGTATAAAAGAGAGTGACCAGAAATTTAAGCCCAAAAGAGAAAAAGGTTAGACGGAATTGAAACGGATTTTTTTTGCGACGTCAAAAGTGTGTAATGATATTTTCAGAGTGTTTATTTTATAAAAAATAATCTTTAATTTTATAAGAAAAACTACTCAATAATGTATTTTTTAAATGGAAAATGTTTCTCTTTTTAAAGAGAATTCCCGCCAAAAAAAGCAAGATAGAAGTACTTTGTGGCTATTGCTACGCCACATAACACACGTCTCAAGCAATTTGCAGATTCTGTGGAATTACCGTTTTTAATTGTATATTCGTAAAGAATAAAATAATCGCATCCAAAAGCTGCAAACTGCATGAGGCGCGAGGACGTTATGGGCTAGTTTTGCCCATTTTGCGCAGATAAAGCCGTTTTTATAAGAAAAAACTGTTTATAATTTTAAGGTTTAGAGTTCTAAATTCTTTAAAAAAGCTCAAAAAAAATGGATTCTTAAAATCTAAAAAAACAGGTTTTGTTGTTTAAAGAGTATTACTAAAAAACTGAAAATAATCCAAAACAAAATAATGACTTAAAACAGCGTGATTTGTGGTTTTCAGAGTGATTTTTTTAAACAAGAAAATCCCCAAGTTGAAGCGCAAACGGCATTTTATCAGCGTGACGTAAAAAATTAAATGAGTGTAATTTGTTCCTTACAAAGTGATTATCCAAATAAGAAAAATCTCGGATTTAAATCTTAAAAAAAATCAATAAGGAAAATTAAAAAGCTGAAATAGAGTGATTTGTTTTTTAAAGAGTGAGTATCTAAATAAAAAAAATCTCGTATTTAAAGCCAAAAAATGTTTGCGTTTTTAGGTTTGGGGAGAAAAAACCAGCCCATAACAATCGTCTTAACTAATTTGCAGATTCTGTGGAATTACCGTTTTTAATTGTATATTCGTTATGAAGAAAAACATCCGTATCCAAAGCCTGCAAACTAGTTAAGGCGGGAACGTTATGTGGCATAGCTCCGAAAATTCGTTTTTAAAATAGAAAATTAACGTTTTTAAGCATCTATTTTTTAAAAGTAATGTAAGTCAAAACTCCTCTCCTATTCTCTTAGAAACGGCTTTTTATTGCCGAAAATCGGGCGAATTAGTATAATTTTTCACTAAATAATATTTAAGGAAAATAAAGTATAAAAGGAATAAATGTTGCAATTTAAAACCGAAAAAATCAATCAAAATAAGTTGTATAAAAGAGAGTGACCAGAAATTTAAGCCCAAAAGAGAAAAAGGTTAGACGGAATTGAAACGGATTTTTTTTGCGACGTCAAAAGTGTGTAATGATATTTTCAGAGTGTTTATTTTATAA
Proteins encoded in this region:
- a CDS encoding alpha/beta fold hydrolase, which translates into the protein MELPFRIKFSLSRKLKSYELPAISKWHNVSRYFGATENQEKEKEKIKMKLFLKIVTFFIVFSFQKTQSQIIDTLVDVGNHKLHFNIIKGTGIPILFEAGGGSDGTVWSSILKPIAEITGATLITYDREGFGKSTINTLETEISKHGITNSILDLEIGLKKLGYNKQIMLVSHSFGGYFSTLYSVRNPNLVKSIVLIDVNHNFMEKFVESDLKKQEKLIPEWKKTNLGLFYMASNIRETTKMMSELSIPQNIPVVDLINGISPFKETEKVEYWKECHKKFVESHPKSIGITAFECGHGIWFDNPSLVITTIAKSYAETLNKKQKIEVYERILNYAISSSNNVKKENKTYLHSEDNLNNLGYEYLNKNENEKALETFKLNVLLYPNSGNAYDSYGEILLKLNKKEDAIKMYKRSIELNPENENGKKVIIELSKQ